CGGCACGGGTGATCGCGGACGAACTCGACGGTCGGGTGCCGGGGACGGCGGCCGAGCTCGAGCGTCTGCCCGGCATCGGCTCCTACACGGCGGCGGCGGTGGCGTCCTTCGCTCACGGTGAGCGGACGACCGTGCTCGATACGAATGTGCGGCGCGTCCTCATCCGGCTCTTCGCCGGCCGCGATCGCCCCTCGGCCTCTCCGGGCCGGGCGGAGACCCGATGGGCCGGTCAGTTCGTCCCCGAGGCCGACCACGACAAGTGGAACGCGGGAGTCATGGAATTCGGTGCGCTCGTGTGCACGGCCAAAAGCCCCGACTGCGAATCCTGCCCACTCAGCGACATCTGCGCCTGGCAGCGAGCTGGGCAGCCCCCCTCGGCGGTCAAGCCGAAGACCCAGAAATGGGCCGGCACGGACCGCCAACTGCGCGGGGCGATCATGGACGTCCTCAAGTCCGCGCACGAGCAGTCCAACGGCGACAATGCCGGCTCCGTTTCACTCGACCTCCTCACGGCATCCACCGCCGAGGTGGATCCCGAGCTGCTCGACGCTCTGCCAGCGCATACGTCGACGAAGCTGGACCGGGTCAGGGACCTCAGTGCGGATCCGGATCGGGTCGGCCGTCTCATCGACGGTCTGATCTCCGATGGTCTCGCGGCTCGCGACGACGATGCCCTGCGCCTTCCCGGGTGACCGGCCCGGGACAGGTTCACTTCGAGCATGGAAGGTCGACGCAATGACGCTCAGGCCGCTTCGTCTCCTGCTCACCGCGATGGCGTGGGACGATTCAGATCACCGCCCCGTCATCGCCATCGACACGATCTGGGAGGCCGGGCGCAGCACCCAGCTGACCCCGATGGCCAGCGGAGACCCGGTCTCGCAATGGCTCGATGAGGTCCTCGAGGGCTTGGGTCTGGACTCGCTTCACCTCCTCGGGTACTCATACGGGGCGTGGGCGGCGCTCAACCAGGTTCTTCGCGCCCCCGATCGTCTGGCAGCGGTGACAGCCATCGACCCTCCAGGTGCCATCACCGGGATACCTCTGCCCGCTTGGGCCCGAATGATCAGACTGATGAGGGGCAGCAGAGAAGAGTCCCTGAGCAGTGATCGTCAGAGGAACTTGATCATGCGGGCGTTGCCCAGGGTATTGGGTTTGACGCGAGCCAGGTCCAGGAACTCGGCCACGCCTTCGTCCGCAGAGTGCAGAAGCTCGACGTAGACCTCCGGGGAGACGGGAATGCCCTTGATCGGCTCGAATCCCAGCGAACCGAAGAACCCGGTCTCGAACGTCAGGCAGAAGACACGGTCGACACCGATGGCCGCGGCGTCGGCCAGGAGCTGACGGATGAGGGCCTTGCCCACTCCACGTCCTCGGTAGTCCGGCGATGTGGCGACCGTGCGGGCCTCTGCCAGATCGGTCCAGATGACGTGCAGGGCCCCGCATCCCGCCAGGGTCTCGGAGCCGTCCGGCTGAGGGTCGACGACCAGCCAGAACTCCTGCAGAGTTTCGAAGTACGTGACCGTGTCCTTGGCCAGCAGGATGCGCTCTTCGGCCAACGGCGCGACCAATTCCTCGATCGCCTTGACGTCGCTCGTCCGTGCTCGACGCAGGTAGAGGCCGCTGGGGAGGGAGTGGTTGAGATGGTGGTCGGATGAGACCTGATGGTGGTCGAAGTCGACAGGGGCTGAGCTCATGTCTTCATTCAACACCATCGGCGACGACACCAGCGGCGGCGGGCATGAGAAAACCCGGGAACACAGCCTGGGCTGTGTTCCCGGGTTCCTTCAGCGCTCCAGGTGGAGATCAGGAAGTGGAGCTTCCCGACCCCCCGCCGGCCGAACCGGCACCGGCGAGTTCGCCACCGGAATCGGACTTGTCCGAGCGACCCGAGGCAACGCCTTCAGTGTCGAGGCCGTCGAACGTGAATTCCGCTTCCTTGCCCTCTCCCCGGACGTCGACCTTGATCGTCTGACCGTTGCCGATCTCCTTGAACAGGATCTTCTCGGACAGATGGTCTTCGATCTCGAGCTGGATCGTCCGACGCAGCGGGCGAGCACCCAGGACCGGGTCGTAGCCGCGGTCGGCCAGGAGGCTCTTCGCAGCGTCGCTGACCTCGACCTTCATACCCTGATCGGCCAGACGCGTGTCCAGACGACTGAGGAACTGGTCGACGATCTGCAGGATCTCTTCCTTGTCCAGCTGCGGGAAGACGATCGTGTCATCGACACGGTTGAGGAACTCCGGACGGAAGTGCTGCTTGAGCTCCTCGTTGACCTTCTGCTTCATGCGCTCGTAGTTGTTGTTCTTGCTTCCCTCGACCTGGAAGCCCAGCTGCAGGCCACTCGAGATGTCTCGCGTACCCAGGTTGGTGGTCATGATGATGATGGTGTTCTTGAAGTCCACCTCACGACCCTGCGAGTCGGTCAGACGACCGTCCTCGAGAATCTGCAGCAGCGAGTTGAAGATGTCCGAGTGGGCCTTCTCCACCTCGTCGAAGAGCACCACCGAGAACGGTTTGCGACGGACCTTCTCCGTCAGCTGACCGCCCTCTTCGTAGCCCACGTAGCCCGGAGGCGAACCGAACAGACGCGACACCGTGTGCTTCTCCGAGTACTCCGACATGTCCAAACTGATGAGCGACTCTTCGTCGCCGAACAGGAACTCGGACAGGGCCTTCGCCAGCTCGGTCTTGCCGACGCCCGTGGGGCCGGCGAAGATGAACGAACCGGAGGGGCGCTTCGGATCCTTGAGTCCCGCGCGGGTCCTTCGGATCGCACGGGAGATCGACTTGACCGCGTCGTTCTGCCCGATGATGCGCTTATGCAGCTCATCTTCCATCCGCAGCAGACGCGAGGACTCCTCCTCGGTGAGCTTGAAGATCGGAATGCCGGTGGCAGCCGCCAGCACCTCGGCGATCAGATCCCCGTCAACAACGGCAGACGTGTCCTTGCTGCTGTTGCGCCAGGCTTCGGTCTGTTCGTCCTTGTCCTGCTGCAGCTTCATCTCGGAGTCACGTTCGGAGGCCGCCAGCTCGAAGTCCTGAGCGTCGATAGCGGCTTCCTTGCGGTGGCGAGCCTCGAGGATCTTCTCCTCCAGGTCGCGGATCTCCTGCGGCACCGACAGACGCGAGATGCGCAGTTTGGCCCCCGCTTCGTCGATGAGGTCGATCGCCTTGTCCGGCAGGTACCGGTCGTTGACGTAGCGATCCGACATGTTCACGGCCGCCGCGAGGGCGCCTTCGGTGATCGTGATCTTGTGGTGCGCTTCGTACTTGTCGCGCAGCCCCTTGAGGATCTCGATCGAATGCGCCAGGGACGGTTCGGGAACCTGGATCGGCTGGAACCGGCGCTCGAGCGCGGCATCCTTCTCGATGTGCTTGCGGTACTCGTCGAGAGTCGTCGCACCGATGGTCTGCAGCTCACCTCGGGCCAGCATGGGTTTGAGGATCGATGCCGCATCGATGGCGCCCTCGGCGGCACCCGCACCCACCAGTGTGTGGATCTCGTCGATGAACAGGATGATGTCGCCGCGAGTGCGGATCTCCTTGAGGACCTTCTTCAGGCGCTCCTCGAAGTCACCGCGGTAGCGTGAGCCCGCCACCAGGGACCCGAGGTCCAGGGTGTAGAGCTGCTTGCCTTCGAGGATCTCCGGGACGTCCCCGTTGACGATGGCCTGGGCCAGGCCCTCGACCACCGCGGTCTTGCCGACACCGGGTTCGCCGATGAGGACAGGGTTGTTCTTTGTCCGCCGCGACAGAATCTGCATGACTCGCTGCATCTGCTCGTGTCGGCCGATGACAGGATCGAGATCGCCTTCGCGTGCTGCGGCCGTCAGGTTGGTTCCGAACTGGTCGAGGACCAGCGAACCGGATGGGGTGCCCTCTTCGCGTCCCCCTGCGGAGACCGGCTCCTTGCCCTGGTAGCCCGACAGCAGCTTGATGACTTCCTGTCGGACGCGTCCCAGATCGGCACCCAGTTTGACGAGCACCTGAGCGGCGACGCCTTCGCCCTCACGGATCAGGCCGAGCAGGATGTGCTCGGTTCCGATGTAGCTGTGGCCCAGCTGCAGCGCTTCGCGGAGGCTGAGCTCAAGGACCTTCTTGGCACGCGGAGTGAACGGGATGTGCCCGCTCGGTGCCTGCTGTCCCTGTCCGATGATCTCTTGGACTTGGTCGCGCACCTGTTCGAGGGAGATGTCCATTCCCTCGAGTGCTTTGGCTGCCAGGCCTTCACCCTCGTGGATCAGGCCAAGCAGAATGTGCTCGGTTCCGATGTAGTTATGTTTGAGAAGTTTGGCTTCTTCCTGGGCAAGCACTACCACTCGGCGTGCTCGGTCAGTGAACCGCTCGAACATATTCACCCTCCTCGGTCTTCGTATTCACTAGAGCCTAACGACCATCGCCGCCGATCTATTGCACGTTTCGCCATCAGCCGAAACCGTTTGGCTGTGGGCGAAATTCGCTGTTCGCCGCGTCGCGATCACTCGTCGAACGCGGTGTCGTGATCAAGCGGTCGCTCGTCGCGCGCACGGCGGCTGCCGACGATGGCCCGCCCCTTTTTTCGTATACCTGGGTATCGGTTTTCGCTGGTCTCCGCTTGTGCGACTCGCCGGATCGCGCGGTCCCGGTTCACGCCGAAGCGCAGATTCGAGGCGCACCCATTTCACGCCGAAGCGCGGATTCGGGGCGCGAATCTGCGCAGATTCGCGCCGCTGCGCAGTTTCCGGCGCGGCGCAGGTTCGCGCCGCAGCGCAATTTCCGGCACGGCGCAGTTTGCGCCGCAGCGCATTTTCGCGGAGTTTCACAGATTACCGTCACCGCTCATTCAGTAGATTCTCAACCTCGATTTGCCAGGCGACACAACGCCCCCTGTTTGAGATCAATGCCGGTATTCGAGGTTCGCCCATATCACCGAGCGAACACGAAATGCCGACGAACGAGAACCTGAAGCAGACACTCGAAGGGGCCAACGGATGAACCGTTGACCCCTCGGGAAGCAATTGTGAATTCGGCGCAACTGCCTCGTTTCGCTTTATCGCTTCAATTCTCGGCAGCGACTGATTCCAGTCGAATCAGCTCTCCGCTGCTTCGTATGCCTGCACGATCTCGAGCGGAATGCGTCCACGATCGCCCAGCTGATAACCGTTCGCCTGTGCCCATTCGCGGATCTTTGCCGTATCGCGCTTGGGACCGGCCGAGCCGGAGCCCGCACGACGCCCGCGACCGCCCGGGTTGGCTACGCGACGAGCCTTGGCGATGAACGGGGCGAACGTTTCACGGAGCTTCTCGGCATTCTCTGTCGACAGCTCGAGTTCATAGGTACCTTGGTCGAGGCTGAAGCGAACGGTTTCCGACGCTTCCGAACCGTCGAAATCATCCGTGAGAACGAGTCGCATCTCCCTTGCCATGTTCACTCTTTTCATAATCAGAGGTATTTGCCGCTGTCAGCTTAACATCTGATTCATGATTATCGCCTAATTCGCTAACCTCGTGCTCCGAATAGAATTTATCGATCTGCTCGCGTTCCGTCCGGTCCGCCCGCAAGATGTTTCTCATCACGTACCAGAACAGCAAACCGACGCAGATTGACGGCAAAAGAGCCTTGATCAGATCCAACATCCGCTCATCCTTCCTGAGCCATTTCCGAATTACCGGCAGCAATCGGCTTCGTGAATGGGAAGAGAATGGTTTCTCGAATTCCCAGGCCGGTCAATGCCATGAGCAGGCGATCGAGCCCCATTCCCATGCCGCCGGTCGGCGGCATTCCGTGCTCCATTGCGGTGAGGAACTCTTCATCGAGACCCATCGCCTCTTCATCGCCCTCGGCGGCGTCGGCCGCCTGCGCCTCGAACCGGTCGCGCTGGACGACCGGGTCGACGAGCTCGGAATAACCCGTGGCCAGTTCGAACCCGCGGACGTAGAGATCCCATTTCTCCACCACGCCCTTCTTCGTCCGATGCTCACGAACCAGGGGCGAGGTGTCGACGGGGAAGTCGGTGACGAAGGTCGGCGCCCACAGCTTGTCCTGGTAGAAGTGCTCCCACAGTTCTTCCACGTACTTTCCGTGCGAGCGGAACACTCCGCCCATGTCGACCTGGTGATCGGTCGCGATCGCGTCGAGGACGTCGAGTCCGGTCTCCGGCGTGACGTCGACCCCGGATTCCTCCGACAGAGTCTCATACATGCTCACGACGGGCCAGTCGCCGCCGAAATCGTAGTCCGTGCCGTCCTCCAGCTTCACCACGAGGGACCCTGTGGCGTCCTGTGCCGCGTTCTGGACCAGTGCCTTGGTCAGCTCGGCGATCGAGTGGTAGTCGCCGTAGGACTGGTAGGCCTCGAGCATCGCGAATTCCGGAGAGTGGGTGGAGTCGGCTCCCTCATTCCGGAAGTTGCGGTTGATTTCGAAGACGTTCTCGATCCCGCCGACGATCGCGCGCTTGAGGAACAGCTCCGGAGCGATGCGCAGGTACATGTCGATGTCGTAGGCGTTCATGTGGGTCTTGAACGGGCGGGCCGCGGCGCCGCCGTGCATGACTTGGAGCATCGGAGTCTCGATCTCGACGAACTCCTGCCCCGCGAACGTCCGGCGCAGGGATGACATGACCTCGGCCCGGGTCAACATGGTCCTGCGGGCTTCCTCACGGGTGATGAGGTCGAGGTAACGCTGACGGACGCGAGTGTCCTCGGCCAGCTCCGTGTGCAGGCCGGGCAGCGGGCGCAGCGCCTTGCTGGCCATCGACCAGGAATCGGCGAGGACGGAGAGCTCGCCGCGCTTGGACTTGATCACCTTGCCGTGGACGAAGAGGAAGTCACCCAGATCGACATCCGTCTTGAAGTCGCCGAGTCGCTCCTCCCCCACTTCGCGCAGGGACAGCATGCCCTGAAGGCGGGTGCCGTCGCCTGACTGCAGGGTCACGAAGCAGAGTTTGCCTGTGGTCCGGACGAACACGACCCGTCCGACGACGCCGACGATGTCGTCGGTCTCGTCACCGGCTTCCAGCCCGTCATGCGCGGCGTGCACTTCGGCGAGGGTATGCGTGCGCGGAATCGCGACCGGATAGGCCTCGGTGTCGGAGTCCAAGAGCCGCTGACGCTTTTCCTTGCGGATCCGGATCTGCTCCGGATCGAGATGTTCGGGTGAAAGGTCTGCGTTCTCGGGCGTGTTCGACTCGGTATCTGCCATAC
The Brevibacterium marinum genome window above contains:
- a CDS encoding A/G-specific adenine glycosylase, which produces MTHRASSESRSSRPDPRFPAVSTADIHRVRETIITWFESAARPLPWREPGTSAWAVLVSEIMSQQTPVSRVEPRWREWIQTWPTPEDLADAPTAEVLHRWDRLGYPRRALRLQEAARVIADELDGRVPGTAAELERLPGIGSYTAAAVASFAHGERTTVLDTNVRRVLIRLFAGRDRPSASPGRAETRWAGQFVPEADHDKWNAGVMEFGALVCTAKSPDCESCPLSDICAWQRAGQPPSAVKPKTQKWAGTDRQLRGAIMDVLKSAHEQSNGDNAGSVSLDLLTASTAEVDPELLDALPAHTSTKLDRVRDLSADPDRVGRLIDGLISDGLAARDDDALRLPG
- a CDS encoding alpha/beta fold hydrolase, whose product is MASGDPVSQWLDEVLEGLGLDSLHLLGYSYGAWAALNQVLRAPDRLAAVTAIDPPGAITGIPLPAWARMIRLMRGSREESLSSDRQRNLIMRALPRVLGLTRARSRNSATPSSAECRSST
- a CDS encoding amino-acid N-acetyltransferase, with translation MSSAPVDFDHHQVSSDHHLNHSLPSGLYLRRARTSDVKAIEELVAPLAEERILLAKDTVTYFETLQEFWLVVDPQPDGSETLAGCGALHVIWTDLAEARTVATSPDYRGRGVGKALIRQLLADAAAIGVDRVFCLTFETGFFGSLGFEPIKGIPVSPEVYVELLHSADEGVAEFLDLARVKPNTLGNARMIKFL
- a CDS encoding ATP-dependent Clp protease ATP-binding subunit, producing MFERFTDRARRVVVLAQEEAKLLKHNYIGTEHILLGLIHEGEGLAAKALEGMDISLEQVRDQVQEIIGQGQQAPSGHIPFTPRAKKVLELSLREALQLGHSYIGTEHILLGLIREGEGVAAQVLVKLGADLGRVRQEVIKLLSGYQGKEPVSAGGREEGTPSGSLVLDQFGTNLTAAAREGDLDPVIGRHEQMQRVMQILSRRTKNNPVLIGEPGVGKTAVVEGLAQAIVNGDVPEILEGKQLYTLDLGSLVAGSRYRGDFEERLKKVLKEIRTRGDIILFIDEIHTLVGAGAAEGAIDAASILKPMLARGELQTIGATTLDEYRKHIEKDAALERRFQPIQVPEPSLAHSIEILKGLRDKYEAHHKITITEGALAAAVNMSDRYVNDRYLPDKAIDLIDEAGAKLRISRLSVPQEIRDLEEKILEARHRKEAAIDAQDFELAASERDSEMKLQQDKDEQTEAWRNSSKDTSAVVDGDLIAEVLAAATGIPIFKLTEEESSRLLRMEDELHKRIIGQNDAVKSISRAIRRTRAGLKDPKRPSGSFIFAGPTGVGKTELAKALSEFLFGDEESLISLDMSEYSEKHTVSRLFGSPPGYVGYEEGGQLTEKVRRKPFSVVLFDEVEKAHSDIFNSLLQILEDGRLTDSQGREVDFKNTIIIMTTNLGTRDISSGLQLGFQVEGSKNNNYERMKQKVNEELKQHFRPEFLNRVDDTIVFPQLDKEEILQIVDQFLSRLDTRLADQGMKVEVSDAAKSLLADRGYDPVLGARPLRRTIQLEIEDHLSEKILFKEIGNGQTIKVDVRGEGKEAEFTFDGLDTEGVASGRSDKSDSGGELAGAGSAGGGSGSSTS
- a CDS encoding histone-like nucleoid-structuring protein Lsr2, with the translated sequence MAREMRLVLTDDFDGSEASETVRFSLDQGTYELELSTENAEKLRETFAPFIAKARRVANPGGRGRRAGSGSAGPKRDTAKIREWAQANGYQLGDRGRIPLEIVQAYEAAES
- the lysS gene encoding lysine--tRNA ligase, which encodes MADTESNTPENADLSPEHLDPEQIRIRKEKRQRLLDSDTEAYPVAIPRTHTLAEVHAAHDGLEAGDETDDIVGVVGRVVFVRTTGKLCFVTLQSGDGTRLQGMLSLREVGEERLGDFKTDVDLGDFLFVHGKVIKSKRGELSVLADSWSMASKALRPLPGLHTELAEDTRVRQRYLDLITREEARRTMLTRAEVMSSLRRTFAGQEFVEIETPMLQVMHGGAAARPFKTHMNAYDIDMYLRIAPELFLKRAIVGGIENVFEINRNFRNEGADSTHSPEFAMLEAYQSYGDYHSIAELTKALVQNAAQDATGSLVVKLEDGTDYDFGGDWPVVSMYETLSEESGVDVTPETGLDVLDAIATDHQVDMGGVFRSHGKYVEELWEHFYQDKLWAPTFVTDFPVDTSPLVREHRTKKGVVEKWDLYVRGFELATGYSELVDPVVQRDRFEAQAADAAEGDEEAMGLDEEFLTAMEHGMPPTGGMGMGLDRLLMALTGLGIRETILFPFTKPIAAGNSEMAQEG